The sequence below is a genomic window from Malassezia restricta chromosome IV, complete sequence.
GCGGGACGCCCATGCATGGACCTCGCTCGCCGCCTGTATACCCCACGTCCTCACTCTGCTTACGCTGCCGCACGCCTGGTGCCGTATcgcggcatgccgcgtcCTCGGCGCGTACTTTGCCGCGGGCCATACCCTCGACGCGAGCGAGTACGTCCGTGCCGCTCGGCAGCTCGTGGCACAGCTGTACAGCGCCTTTCTCGACGACGCTCTTGTCCTCCAAATCGTGCGCAACCTCGTCTTTCTCGGCAAGGCGTTTGCCAATGGCGACGCGGATGGTGTCGAGGACAgcgacagcgacgacgtcgaGGACGATGTCGCTCCTCGTCTCGCCTGGTTGTATACGAAGCTGTCGCACACAGCACGGCTTGACGACGGCCACACAAGACCGGCTTCAGGTCCACAGCGCGTCGGTGCCGTCCTCAAATGGTTTGCAGCGATGGCGACAcagctcgatgcgtcgATCACCACCCACTTTCTCGTGCACATTCTCTCGCCCCTCCAACGCGtcacggacgacgagcaggCACCCGACGATCTCAAGACACTCGCGAGCGAGGTGCAAGACCTCATCCAAGCACAAGTCGAGACCACCGCCTTTACACGGGCCTATGCTCACGTCAAGCAGACGCGTCTCGagaagcggcgcgtccgcaAGCACGAGCGGCTGATGGAAGACGTCATGGACCCTGAGCGGGCCGCCAAgcggcgtgcatcgcgcaaTACAGCAAAGCACGAGAGCCGAAAACGCAAGCACGCGCACTTTCGCGACATACGGCAATCTGGCAAACGGACCAAAAAGACCGACTAGCGCTTCTTGGCCCAgtacgcgacgcgctctGCCCACTGCCCACTGAAGCCGTCAAACTTGCGCACAAGGGGTGTGGGGCGCCGCATAGGCGCCTGTGGAAAGGGCTTCTCACTTCGCTCAACCTTCACGTAGAAGCAATCATACGACGTATTCTTTGCACTgggcgccagcggcgcatgcatcgcgacACTATCGCGAAGCGACGGCGAGGCTGTCAGCGCTCGATCGCACTCCGCCAGACTGGCGTACGCAATAGACTCCGGATCCTCTAGCTGCGTCGAGAACGGGATGCGCAATCGtccatgctgctgcgccgcagcctGCAGCACTCGCGGCACACTCTTGGCGTCGGCAAACGTCACAGTGCCATAGCCCAGCAGACGGCCTTGtccgcgtgcgcgcgggAACGACACGTACGAAATCTCGCCCCACTGCCGCGCAAAGAACGAAAGCATCGCCAGCATGTGCGACGGACTCAGTCGCCACAacgcgccatgcgccgtCGGGCCCTGGACTCGGACAAACAGCGACATACCAAGCCCTCAGCTCCGGCGGCttgtgcgtcgtggacatcatcacgtgatgtacTTCTGAGGGACGGCGCACGAACATCGTTCCTGTTGCCCTGATGCGCCTCGCATGGCTCTggtgggcggcggcgtgtgccgctgtgcatgcgctgccTTCAGACGAGACCACGCGCACACagagcgaggcgcttgaAGAAGCCCTTGTTATGCTGCGCTCCCTTGTTGGTCAGAAAGACTCGTTTATCGATACCCCCTCGTCGGGCGGCCAGCTCCGACGCATTTGGCGGCGTTGGACGCAGCACCATGCTTTGTCACCCCAGCAACATGCGATGGGCACCTACACAGGTACCATTCGCTATGCTCTGGCTACGCTGCTCGATTATGTCATGGACAAGCCTCGCGATCCCCAacgtgcgccgcacacGTACTATGACTCTCCCGTCGTGCCTCTATGGCCTGACTGGGACTTTGACGCCGACAAAGCGGCAGGCACGTACCCTGCCATAAATGGCTGGGAACAGGCGATGTGGGGCCCGTTTGTCGGCCCCATCCACGATGCACCTTCACCTGCTATGTCCTCTATCGTCCACAACTTTACCTCGGCGTACTCGAAAAGTTCGCTCTTAGACCTTGTGCGTGGCGACATGCCACCGCCTATCACACCTACTCCGGATCCGGCGCTGCAAAATGTCAGGGTGCACGCGATTCGCCTGCTTGAATCCGTCGCATACCCCGACAATGATGACAATGACGCCGAGCACCTCATTCGCGCTTCCTTTATCGCGAACCAAACACGCACACCGCAGTCAGATGCGCTCTGGATCTTAGGCGAACATTACCTGTGGGGCACGCACGGTGCACAGCCCGACATTGAGAaagcgcgccaagcgtACGAACGCCTCGCTCTGATGGGGAATgcgacggcgcatgcacgtctCGGCTACCTGTATTCGAGTCGCTTTATGGCCGACATACacggtgcgccgcgctctgAAGCCGAGGCCTTGATCCATTATACGATGGCTGCGCAAGAAGGCGACTGGCACGCCATGAATGCCCTGGCGTATCGCCAACTATATGGCCTCGGGACATCCGTCAATTGCACCGAGAGCCTCATCTGGCTCGACCATCTCGCTCAGCGCGCCCATAACGAGTTTCTTGCCGGTCCACCGGGCGGCCTGACTCTGCCGTATAACAAAGTTCGCCTCAGTGACCGTGTGCGCCTCGGTGGCCCGACATTTCAACTGGCGTCGGGTCAGCATTTCAAAGCCACATTCTCGTCCTCGCCCATCTCGTACTACAAAGCGCTGTCGGACAAACCGCCAGCACTGCTCCTTGACGCacatgcgctgcacgagctcatgGAACAGTACGAATTTCTCGCACAGGAGGATCCTATCGAGCAGATCCGTTACGTGTTTGCGATGTACTTTGGCAGCATCGTCGGGTACCGCGAGTCCCTCGGTGCTGTGCGTCCGAACTACACCGAGGCAGCGAGACACGCCTTAGCCCTGGCAACCAAGGCATGGCCCATTCCCATTTTACTCTCGCATGTGGACGAAGAACTCGTgcgacatggacgccgTGGCCCGCTGTTGCGCTACGTGTCCCTTCCATCGTATCAAGCCTATGCAGCCAAGAAAGCCGCCGTACTTCTGGGCGTCATGCACCTGCGTGGCGAAGGCGTGCCGCAGGATGCCAAGATCGCGAAAGTATGGCTCACGCGCGCAGCTAccgagggcgacgcgcttggcATGGCGTACCTTGGCATGATGTACGAGCATGGATACGGCGGCCTCAAGATCGATACCTCCCGGGCCTGGGACTTGTACCGCCATTCGTACAACAACACGTCCCTgtcgctgctcggcatggccAAGCAGCAAATCAAAGCGGGACACCCCGAGCATGCTCAGCCGATCCTTTTGAATGCGCTGGAGCGGATCGGCACGCCCAAGGGCCTAGCATTTACCTCGGCCAAGTTTGATGCCTTGTATTGGAACGCAGGCCTGGAGGCGGATTACCTGTACAAAGCCCCGGATCCAACGCGCTGCCGCCAGGTCGCGACCAAGTTCCAGGCACTCGTGCACCGTGGCGACTGGGAAGATCCTGTGTACCACCGTGGCGAGGCTGCCTTGGATCGCGGCGATGTCGCCACGGCGCTTCATGCATggtccatggccgccgaGGCGGGCATGGCTGAGGCGCAGGACAATGTGGCCCACATCCTCGATCAGTTCACGTcgtggcggcacatcgtcgaGCCACGCCCATACGATGCCCTGGCGCTCGAGTACTGGGCGCAGAGTGCGATGCAAGACAGCACTCTTGCTCAGACCAAGATTTGCGATTATGTCCTTCATGGCTTCCTACCACACCGCCGCAGCATGGCACAGGCCGCTCGGTGCTACCGCTCGCAAGTTGATGGGTCGAACGATCTACTCAACAAGTGGCGTCTCGCACAGCTGTACGAAGATGGCGCAGAAGGCTTTGAGCGTGACTTTCCCCTGGCCAAGCGCCTGTATGACGTGATTCTGCTGCACAGCCCCCTCCTGAATCTCACTGTCACTTGGGCTCTTATGCGTCTGCACGCCAAGGCATTCTGGGCGATGCTGTGTGGCGATACCACCGCTCAGAGGCTCTTTGCCTCGTACATGCCCACCGTGTCCCTGCAAGTGTCGTCTGACTGGCTCTTCGATGCCACATTGCTCCTCGCCAGCCTGGCGGCTCTCGGCCTCCTCGTGCTTGTCCGTCGGCATATGCACCGCCGCTGGACCGAAACACAGCGCGCCTATCAGGACGCGCGTACACTGTAGGGTTCTGTACTGTAGCTTCCATCGTCCCCTCATCATATTATCACGTGTTGGCATAGGTGGTGGCTCTTCTCGTTATGCACGTCCCTTGGCTGCTGGCCACCGGCGTAGCACTgtgtgctgctgccggATCGCTGCCTTCGCACCAAGTGACGGACTTGTCTGAAGAGGCCCGATCTCACTACTTTGCTTCGCAGTACGCGGGCGCTCACGAAGCTGTGGATGCTGCCCTTGCACTTCTGCGCTCCCTCACACGCGGCACCCTACATGGCTCTACATATGCCGTGGAAGAGGTGCCCCTATCTTCTTTTCGTTCCCAGCTAGCTTCCTGGCTCTCTTGGTGGCTGCATCCGCCTCagcatcggcgccgcgccgcgcacacATACTATGACATGCCTGAAACACCCCTCTGGCCTGATTGGGATTTTGACGCGGATTCACACACCACATTTCCCGTTATCAATGGATGGGAACAGGCCATGTGGGGCACAGCGCCCGCGTTCCCTGACAGCGTGTCTCAATCCATCAATGAGTCGCTCGCAGCTGGCTTGTatcgacgcacgcacaaaAAACAGACATTGATCGACATGCTTCGTGGCCCCATCACCACCAAGCTCGTGTCTCGTGATTCACCGACAGACTCGACGAGGGAGCATGctctgcagctgctcacATGGGCTGCCGATCTCCTGTCATCCGATGCACTGTGGATCCTGGGCGAACATTACCTGTGGGGCACGCACGGTGCACAGCCCGACATTGAGAAAGCGCGGCAAGCGTATGAACGCCTCGCTCTGATGGGGAATgcgacggcgcatgcacgtctCGGCTACCTGTATTCGAGTCGCTTTATGGCCGATATGTATGGTGCACCGCAGTCCAACGCCGAGGCTCTGGAGCACTATGAGCTCGCTGCAAGCAGTGGCAACTGGCACGCGATCAATGCCTTAGCATTTCGTCTGCGGTATGGCATCGGCTTAAGCCAGAATTGTACACGCAGCCTGGAACTATCTGACCAAGTGGCCACGCAGACATACGCGCAGTACCTGGACGGCCCACCAGGTGGCCGGACGCTTCCCTACTCCAAGGTTCGCCTGAGTGATCGCGCCTGGTTCATGCTCGGAGAAAAGCCCCTCCTGTCGGAACGAGATATGCGCGTACACATGTCACCGCCGGCCTGGGTGTCCCATTTTCCATCGGGGCCGATCAACTATCGAGCTGCTCTCGTCCAGCCAGATGCTATGGATACCCTCCTTGCCCACCACACCAGCAAGGTCGACGAGCAAGACGCTGTCAAAACGCTCGAATATGCACGATACCTCTACTATGGCAGCATTCTGAGCGACCACGACGCACTTGGTGCTATACATCCAAATCACACGCTAGCTGCTCAACTTGCGTATACCTTGGCCGTGCAGCGCTGGCCGACACCCATCACGATACAGGATAATGACAATCCTCATGAAATGCGCGACAAAGCTGCATCGATGCTCACCACGCAGCCGATGCCCGAGGAGCAAGCACAGATCGCCGCTAGTGCAGCCGCTCTTCTGGGCCTGATGTATTTGCGTGGCGAAGGCGTGCCACAAGATGCCGAGATCGCCAGTATATGGCTAGCGCGTGCGTCTGAAGCGAAAGATCCACTCGGCATGACGTCTATGATCATGATGTACTTGAACGGCTACGGCGGCCCTGCCAAGGACGAGAAGAAGAATCGTGCGTATGATCATTATGTCACGCAGTACCTTGACATCTTTCACCCTGAGCTGATTTTGGCCAAGTCGGAGCTGGGGAAGTACGAATTTCGTCAGAACAACACAGACAAAGCGCATTTGCTATTCAAACGTGCCCGCAATGCTATTCAGCTAAGCTCGCAGATGCCCGGACGCTATTTCCTCATGAGCAAGTTTGAGCCATACTATCTCAGTGCGCGCCTCAGTGTCGACAAACTCTACCGCGAGCGCCATTATGATGGATGCCCGACGTGGAGTATCGAGTCGTTCCGCGTATTTGCTCATCGTGCGGACTGGTCTGATCCGATGTATCATCGCGGCGAGGCTGCCATGGATCGCGGCGATGTATCGACGGCGCTTCGCGCCTGGTCTATTGCCGCTGAGGCCGGCATGGAAGAGGCACAAGACAATATCGCCTACTTCCTCGATCCCTATGTCCACGGCCCGCTTTCGGACAGCGACCAGATCTTTTTGCACACCGAGTCTCGGAGGGAGCCCTCGAGCTACGTGCATCACATGGGTGAATTAGCGCACCACTACTGGACACTGAGTGCCAAGCAAGAAAGTGCTTATGCCAGGCTCATGCTATGTGACTACTTGAAGCGGCACTCGCCGGACGATGTCCAAAGGGTAGCCACATGCTACAAGGCGATCGACAGCTACCATGCCCGTATGCGACTAGCGCAATGGCAAATCGAGCGCGAACATGACTTTGTACTCGCCAAGCAAGCTAATGAGCGTCTCAGCCCTTATGTACAGCTAGGCGCCAACCCTGCCTGGCCCCAGATGGCCTCGTGCCTCCGCCTCTACGTGTATGCCCTAGCAGCGTGGGCCCTTGTGAAGGGCGACGCCTCAGCACAGCACTTGTTTGGCATCCACCGTATACCCCTCGTTTCGGACGTCGTGCTATTCACGACGGGCATCGTGGGCCTGGCTACGCTGGCGCTCGTTCGACGGCGTCTGCTTCGAGGCCTGCGCGACATGCCACGTACCTAAGCGTGTCGGAGGCCCATGCGTAACCTACATAGCTCGGCCGAATATACGAACACACCTGTCTCGCCAGCGTGGAGCACTAAGATGACACGCGTACCTCATTCCACATGCATCGAAGCACACAGATGCTGGCGTGGGTGGCGTTCGTGGCTGCCGCGCTGGTCTTGCTTGCTTCGCCAAGCAGTGCGATCGGCGTAGTCAGTATCGACTATGGTACGGAATGGATCAAGGCTGCTCTGGTCAAGCCCGGCATGCCTTTTGATCTCGTGCTTGGCCGCGACTCGAAGCGCAAAGTGCAGGCAAGCGTCGCATTCAAGGGCAAGGTACCGACGGATGGTCGTCTTGAAAAGATGGAGCGCCTGCTTAGCTCGGACGCGTACGCATTTGCATCGCGCAGTCCGCTGCAGAGTTACCATGCCGCCAAGCTGCTCTTGGGCCAGACTTGCCGTGCCGATGGAAAAGACACACCTGCCGTCGAATACTACCGCTCCGTACTCGGTAACCATGTGACGCAGCTACCGGGAGGATATGAATCCGGTTCTACTTGCGTGATCATGCCCTCGCCGTCCACGCTGCCTACCACTTTCTGGCGGCCCGAAGAGATTGTCGGTATGCAGCTGGACCACATGCGTGAGTTGGCTGAGGAGACGTCCGGTGAACTTCTCAACATTGGTCGCAGCTTTTCGTCTATCTTTGATTCGGCACGCAACGGCCTCGATACCGTCATTACCGTGCCCATCTTTTACACTCTGCACGAGCGTCAGGCCCTGctggatgcggcgctgctggcaGGTTTCCGGCCGCAGCTGATCAGcgatgcggccgctgcGGCTACGAGCTATGCCCACAGCCGCACGTTTGCCAAGCCTGAGCGCCACATCTTCTACGATGCCGGCTCCGGCTCGGTACGTGCGACGCTCGTGGAGATGGGCCCGTCGACGGACAGCACACGATCGGGTGCGAATCGCGTCACGGTACTTGATGCTGCATGGGACCGCCTCGCTGGTGGTCTAGCTATGGATCTTGTTGTGCGTGATATGCTGGCAGACGCCTTTGACAAGGCGAACCCATCTGAGCCGTCTGTGCGCCAGAATGCCCGGGCCATGGCGCGTCTTTTGCGTGAGGCCAACAAAATCAAACACGTGCTGTCTGCCAAtgctgcagcgagcgcCAGCATCGAGAGTCTTGCCAACGACATCGATTTGCGTACCTCTATCGATCGCGAGGCCTTTGAGGCACGCATGCGTAGCGACGGCCTCATCCAACGCTTTGGCCAGCCGAtcgatgagctgctcacTCGCACCAAGACCGCATGGTCTGACATAACGTCCGTGGTCCTTGTCGGCGGTGCTTCGCGTGTGCCGTCTG
It includes:
- a CDS encoding SEL1 domain protein; protein product: MRLAWLWWAAACAAVHALPSDETTRTQSEALEEALVMLRSLVGQKDSFIDTPSSGGQLRRIWRRWTQHHALSPQQHAMGTYTGTIRYALATLLDYVMDKPRDPQRAPHTYYDSPVVPLWPDWDFDADKAAGTYPAINGWEQAMWGPFVGPIHDAPSPAMSSIVHNFTSAYSKSSLLDLVRGDMPPPITPTPDPALQNVRVHAIRLLESVAYPDNDDNDAEHLIRASFIANQTRTPQSDALWILGEHYLWGTHGAQPDIEKARQAYERLALMGNATAHARLGYLYSSRFMADIHGAPRSEAEALIHYTMAAQEGDWHAMNALAYRQLYGLGTSVNCTESLIWLDHLAQRAHNEFLAGPPGGLTLPYNKVRLSDRVRLGGPTFQLASGQHFKATFSSSPISYYKALSDKPPALLLDAHALHELMEQYEFLAQEDPIEQIRYVFAMYFGSIVGYRESLGAVRPNYTEAARHALALATKAWPIPILLSHVDEELVRHGRRGPLLRYVSLPSYQAYAAKKAAVLLGVMHLRGEGVPQDAKIAKVWLTRAATEGDALGMAYLGMMYEHGYGGLKIDTSRAWDLYRHSYNNTSLSLLGMAKQQIKAGHPEHAQPILLNALERIGTPKGLAFTSAKFDALYWNAGLEADYLYKAPDPTRCRQVATKFQALVHRGDWEDPVYHRGEAALDRGDVATALHAWSMAAEAGMAEAQDNVAHILDQFTSWRHIVEPRPYDALALEYWAQSAMQDSTLAQTKICDYVLHGFLPHRRSMAQAARCYRSQVDGSNDLLNKWRLAQLYEDGAEGFERDFPLAKRLYDVILLHSPLLNLTVTWALMRLHAKAFWAMLCGDTTAQRLFASYMPTVSLQVSSDWLFDATLLLASLAALGLLVLVRRHMHRRWTETQRAYQDARTL
- a CDS encoding ER membrane protein that plays a central role in ERAD; this translates as MHVPWLLATGVALCAAAGSLPSHQVTDLSEEARSHYFASQYAGAHEAVDAALALLRSLTRGTLHGSTYAVEEVPLSSFRSQLASWLSWWLHPPQHRRRAAHTYYDMPETPLWPDWDFDADSHTTFPVINGWEQAMWGTAPAFPDSVSQSINESLAAGLYRRTHKKQTLIDMLRGPITTKLVSRDSPTDSTREHALQLLTWAADLLSSDALWILGEHYLWGTHGAQPDIEKARQAYERLALMGNATAHARLGYLYSSRFMADMYGAPQSNAEALEHYELAASSGNWHAINALAFRLRYGIGLSQNCTRSLELSDQVATQTYAQYLDGPPGGRTLPYSKVRLSDRAWFMLGEKPLLSERDMRVHMSPPAWVSHFPSGPINYRAALVQPDAMDTLLAHHTSKVDEQDAVKTLEYARYLYYGSILSDHDALGAIHPNHTLAAQLAYTLAVQRWPTPITIQDNDNPHEMRDKAASMLTTQPMPEEQAQIAASAAALLGLMYLRGEGVPQDAEIASIWLARASEAKDPLGMTSMIMMYLNGYGGPAKDEKKNRAYDHYVTQYLDIFHPELILAKSELGKYEFRQNNTDKAHLLFKRARNAIQLSSQMPGRYFLMSKFEPYYLSARLSVDKLYRERHYDGCPTWSIESFRVFAHRADWSDPMYHRGEAAMDRGDVSTALRAWSIAAEAGMEEAQDNIAYFLDPYVHGPLSDSDQIFLHTESRREPSSYVHHMGELAHHYWTLSAKQESAYARLMLCDYLKRHSPDDVQRVATCYKAIDSYHARMRLAQWQIEREHDFVLAKQANERLSPYVQLGANPAWPQMASCLRLYVYALAAWALVKGDASAQHLFGIHRIPLVSDVVLFTTGIVGLATLALVRRRLLRGLRDMPRT